A genomic segment from Nicotiana tabacum cultivar K326 chromosome 7, ASM71507v2, whole genome shotgun sequence encodes:
- the LOC107817276 gene encoding squamosa promoter-binding-like protein 8 isoform X2 — MLDYEWETGGEETTQETDQNDQFFDPFVNPLAHFSPIRNHLDQQQQQQIQNHQFPQFQTTPNNNHFSSLYNPHTYDVPYSQTHHTSMLSLQPTGSTGFNTVLPKSELQFMGGIDFTNTSRIGLNLGGRTYFASSEDDFVNRLFRRTRAVEAGSPKCQADGCNADLTHAKHYHRRHKVCEFHSKAATVIAAGVTQRFCQQCSRFHDLSKFDNGKRSCRKRLADHNRRRRKNQQVINKKQPQLGSALNSLSDKLNSTESGAHSSTVTVAISPPSNSMDCFRQRAYQLAASGGATRWQGESIDTHSSENYTADNSGFATTSCSCNNTNFLNINKLTLLLNWVTAN; from the exons ATGCTGGACTATGAATGGGAAACTGGCGGCGAGGAAACCACCCAAGAAACTGACCAAAACGATCAATTTTTTGACCCTTTTGTCAACCCTCTTGCCCATTTTTCACCTATAAGAAACCACCtcgaccaacaacaacaacaacaaatacaaaatcatcaatttcccCAATTTCaaacaactccaaataacaacCATTTTAGCTCCTTGTACAACCCACACACTTATGATGTTCCCTACTCTCAAACACATCATACATCCATGCTTTCTCTACAACCTACCGGTTCGACCGGGTTCAATACGGTTTTACCAAAAAGCGAACTCCAGTTTATGGGTGGTATTGATTTCACTAATACTAGTAGGATTGGGTTGAATTTGGGCGGAAGAACTTATTTTGCATCGTCGGAAGACGATTTCGTGAACCGACTTTTCCGACGGACTAGGGCGGTGGAGGCCGGTTCGCCGAAGTGCCAAGCTGACGGCTGCAACGCTGATCTCACTCATGCAAAGCACTACCACCGACGACATAAAGTGTGTGAGTTTCACTCAAAAGCTGCCACCGTTATTGCCGCCGGTGTGACTCAGCGCTTCTGCCAACAATGCAGCAG GTTCCATGATCTGTCAAAATTCGATAATGGTAAAAGAAGTTGCCGGAAAAGATTGGCAGATCACAACCGGAGAAGGAGGAAGAATCAGCAAGTAATCAACAAGAAACAGCCTCAACTTGGCAGCGCCCTGAATTCATTATCCGACAAGCTTAATTCAA CTGAATCAGGAGCACATTCATCAACAGTGACAGTGGCCATATCACCACCAAGTAATTCAATGGATTGTTTTAGGCAAAGAGCATATCAGCTAGCTGCCAGTGGCGGAGCCACTCGTTGGCAAGGGGAGTCAATTGACACTCATTCGTCGGAAAATTATACCGC GGATAATTCTGGCTTTGCCACTACTAGCTGCAGCTGCAACAATACCAACTTCCTCAACATCAACAAGCTCACTCTTCTTCTCAATTGGGTGACCGCAAAttaa
- the LOC107817276 gene encoding squamosa promoter-binding-like protein 8 isoform X1, with the protein MLDYEWETGGEETTQETDQNDQFFDPFVNPLAHFSPIRNHLDQQQQQQIQNHQFPQFQTTPNNNHFSSLYNPHTYDVPYSQTHHTSMLSLQPTGSTGFNTVLPKSELQFMGGIDFTNTSRIGLNLGGRTYFASSEDDFVNRLFRRTRAVEAGSPKCQADGCNADLTHAKHYHRRHKVCEFHSKAATVIAAGVTQRFCQQCSRFHDLSKFDNGKRSCRKRLADHNRRRRKNQQVINKKQPQLGSALNSLSDKLNSKSPAESGAHSSTVTVAISPPSNSMDCFRQRAYQLAASGGATRWQGESIDTHSSENYTADNSGFATTSCSCNNTNFLNINKLTLLLNWVTAN; encoded by the exons ATGCTGGACTATGAATGGGAAACTGGCGGCGAGGAAACCACCCAAGAAACTGACCAAAACGATCAATTTTTTGACCCTTTTGTCAACCCTCTTGCCCATTTTTCACCTATAAGAAACCACCtcgaccaacaacaacaacaacaaatacaaaatcatcaatttcccCAATTTCaaacaactccaaataacaacCATTTTAGCTCCTTGTACAACCCACACACTTATGATGTTCCCTACTCTCAAACACATCATACATCCATGCTTTCTCTACAACCTACCGGTTCGACCGGGTTCAATACGGTTTTACCAAAAAGCGAACTCCAGTTTATGGGTGGTATTGATTTCACTAATACTAGTAGGATTGGGTTGAATTTGGGCGGAAGAACTTATTTTGCATCGTCGGAAGACGATTTCGTGAACCGACTTTTCCGACGGACTAGGGCGGTGGAGGCCGGTTCGCCGAAGTGCCAAGCTGACGGCTGCAACGCTGATCTCACTCATGCAAAGCACTACCACCGACGACATAAAGTGTGTGAGTTTCACTCAAAAGCTGCCACCGTTATTGCCGCCGGTGTGACTCAGCGCTTCTGCCAACAATGCAGCAG GTTCCATGATCTGTCAAAATTCGATAATGGTAAAAGAAGTTGCCGGAAAAGATTGGCAGATCACAACCGGAGAAGGAGGAAGAATCAGCAAGTAATCAACAAGAAACAGCCTCAACTTGGCAGCGCCCTGAATTCATTATCCGACAAGCTTAATTCAA AGTCTCCAGCTGAATCAGGAGCACATTCATCAACAGTGACAGTGGCCATATCACCACCAAGTAATTCAATGGATTGTTTTAGGCAAAGAGCATATCAGCTAGCTGCCAGTGGCGGAGCCACTCGTTGGCAAGGGGAGTCAATTGACACTCATTCGTCGGAAAATTATACCGC GGATAATTCTGGCTTTGCCACTACTAGCTGCAGCTGCAACAATACCAACTTCCTCAACATCAACAAGCTCACTCTTCTTCTCAATTGGGTGACCGCAAAttaa
- the LOC107817276 gene encoding squamosa promoter-binding-like protein 8 isoform X3: MLDYEWETGGEETTQETDQNDQFFDPFVNPLAHFSPIRNHLDQQQQQQIQNHQFPQFQTTPNNNHFSSLYNPHTYDVPYSQTHHTSMLSLQPTGSTGFNTVLPKSELQFMGGIDFTNTSRIGLNLGGRTYFASSEDDFVNRLFRRTRAVEAGSPKCQADGCNADLTHAKHYHRRHKVCEFHSKAATVIAAGVTQRFCQQCSRFHDLSKFDNGKRSCRKRLADHNRRRRKNQQVINKKQPQLGSALNSLSDKLNSKSPAESGAHSSTVTVAISPPSNSMDCFRQRAYQLAASGGATRWQGESIDTHSSENYTA, encoded by the exons ATGCTGGACTATGAATGGGAAACTGGCGGCGAGGAAACCACCCAAGAAACTGACCAAAACGATCAATTTTTTGACCCTTTTGTCAACCCTCTTGCCCATTTTTCACCTATAAGAAACCACCtcgaccaacaacaacaacaacaaatacaaaatcatcaatttcccCAATTTCaaacaactccaaataacaacCATTTTAGCTCCTTGTACAACCCACACACTTATGATGTTCCCTACTCTCAAACACATCATACATCCATGCTTTCTCTACAACCTACCGGTTCGACCGGGTTCAATACGGTTTTACCAAAAAGCGAACTCCAGTTTATGGGTGGTATTGATTTCACTAATACTAGTAGGATTGGGTTGAATTTGGGCGGAAGAACTTATTTTGCATCGTCGGAAGACGATTTCGTGAACCGACTTTTCCGACGGACTAGGGCGGTGGAGGCCGGTTCGCCGAAGTGCCAAGCTGACGGCTGCAACGCTGATCTCACTCATGCAAAGCACTACCACCGACGACATAAAGTGTGTGAGTTTCACTCAAAAGCTGCCACCGTTATTGCCGCCGGTGTGACTCAGCGCTTCTGCCAACAATGCAGCAG GTTCCATGATCTGTCAAAATTCGATAATGGTAAAAGAAGTTGCCGGAAAAGATTGGCAGATCACAACCGGAGAAGGAGGAAGAATCAGCAAGTAATCAACAAGAAACAGCCTCAACTTGGCAGCGCCCTGAATTCATTATCCGACAAGCTTAATTCAA AGTCTCCAGCTGAATCAGGAGCACATTCATCAACAGTGACAGTGGCCATATCACCACCAAGTAATTCAATGGATTGTTTTAGGCAAAGAGCATATCAGCTAGCTGCCAGTGGCGGAGCCACTCGTTGGCAAGGGGAGTCAATTGACACTCATTCGTCGGAAAATTATACCGCGTAA